One Thermococcus sp. DNA segment encodes these proteins:
- a CDS encoding transcription factor S → MKFCPKCGNLMLPDRKRKVWVCRSCGYEEPFDEEKDREKTKITQKIEHKPDEGIIVVEQDVTTLPTTKVTCPKCGNDTAYWWEMQTRAGDEPSTIFYKCTKCGYVWRAYE, encoded by the coding sequence ATGAAGTTCTGTCCAAAATGCGGCAACCTCATGCTTCCGGACAGGAAAAGAAAAGTCTGGGTCTGCCGCTCATGCGGTTACGAAGAGCCCTTCGACGAGGAGAAAGACCGAGAGAAGACAAAGATCACCCAGAAGATAGAACATAAACCTGACGAGGGAATCATCGTCGTTGAGCAGGACGTCACGACACTGCCGACCACCAAGGTAACATGTCCGAAGTGCGGCAACGACACCGCCTACTGGTGGGAGATGCAGACGAGGGCCGGCGATGAGCCGAGCACGATATTCTACAAGTGCACCAAGTGCGGCTACGTGTGGAGGGCCTACGAGTGA
- a CDS encoding DNA polymerase sliding clamp, whose protein sequence is MPFEIVFDGAKDFADLISTASNLIDEAAFKVTEDGISMRAMDPSRVVLIDLNLPESIFSKYEVEEIETIGLNMDHFKKILKRGKNKDTLILRKGDENFLEVTFEGTAKRTFKLPLIEVEELELDLPELPFTAKVTVLGEVLKEAVKDASLVSDAIKFMATENEFTMKAEGETNEVEIKLTLEDEGLLDLEVEEDTKSAYGISYLADMLKGIGKADEVIIQFGNEMPLQMDYPIRDEGRLTFLLAPRVED, encoded by the coding sequence ATGCCGTTCGAGATAGTTTTTGATGGTGCCAAAGATTTTGCAGACCTGATATCCACAGCAAGCAACCTCATAGACGAGGCCGCGTTCAAGGTTACCGAAGACGGTATCAGCATGCGTGCCATGGACCCAAGCAGGGTCGTTCTCATAGACCTCAACCTTCCGGAGAGCATATTCTCCAAGTACGAGGTCGAGGAGATCGAGACTATTGGATTGAACATGGATCACTTCAAGAAGATACTCAAGCGCGGCAAGAACAAGGACACGCTCATCCTCAGGAAGGGCGACGAGAACTTCCTAGAGGTCACCTTCGAGGGAACGGCAAAGAGAACCTTCAAGCTCCCGCTCATCGAGGTTGAGGAACTCGAACTCGACCTTCCGGAGCTCCCGTTCACGGCCAAGGTCACCGTCCTGGGTGAGGTTCTCAAGGAGGCCGTTAAGGACGCTTCCCTTGTCAGCGACGCGATTAAGTTCATGGCCACCGAGAACGAGTTCACCATGAAGGCAGAGGGCGAGACCAACGAGGTTGAAATTAAACTCACCCTTGAGGACGAGGGACTTCTCGACCTAGAGGTTGAGGAAGATACCAAGAGCGCCTACGGAATCAGCTACCTGGCGGACATGCTTAAGGGCATCGGCAAAGCCGACGAGGTGATAATCCAGTTCGGCAACGAGATGCCCCTTCAGATGGACTACCCGATAAGGGACGAGGGTAGGCTTACGTTCCTCCTCGCACCGCGCGTGGAGGACTGA
- a CDS encoding OsmC family protein: MARYKDMKIAVSGKRIGPTKMVVKAGDFEITVDKLGGEAPSPLDYILAALAGCMNIVGTLVAKDMKINIEDIDIEIEGTFNPGKLYGNGSERAGYKDVTVRVKVRSDADEKTLREWLERVEERCPVSDNLANVTPTLVRVEKL; this comes from the coding sequence ATGGCCAGGTACAAGGATATGAAAATTGCGGTGTCGGGGAAGAGAATCGGACCTACCAAGATGGTGGTTAAAGCAGGGGACTTTGAAATAACCGTTGATAAACTCGGCGGGGAGGCCCCCAGCCCGTTGGACTACATCCTCGCAGCCCTAGCCGGCTGTATGAACATCGTGGGGACCCTTGTCGCTAAAGACATGAAGATAAACATCGAGGACATTGACATTGAGATAGAGGGCACATTCAACCCCGGAAAGCTCTACGGCAACGGTTCCGAACGGGCCGGCTACAAGGACGTCACGGTCAGGGTGAAAGTCAGGAGCGATGCTGATGAGAAAACCCTCCGGGAGTGGCTTGAGAGGGTTGAGGAACGCTGTCCCGTCAGCGACAACCTGGCGAACGTGACCCCGACTCTGGTGAGGGTTGAAAAGCTCTGA